Part of the Lysobacter enzymogenes genome is shown below.
GCCGGTGATGCGCATCCTCGTGCTCGGAGCGGCGGCCGGAGGCGGCTTTCCGCAGTGGAACTGCAACACGCCCGGCAGCCGCCGGGCGTGGCGTCAACAGGACGGCGCCAAGCGCCGCAGCCAGGCCAGCATCGCGGTCAGCGCCGACGGCGAACGCTGGCTGCTGATCAACGCCTCGCCCGATTTCCGCCAGCAGGTGCTGGCGCTGCCTCCGCTGTGGCCGCAGCGCGGCCTGCGCCATTCGCCGATCGAGGCGGTGCTGCTCAGCAGCGGCGAGATCGACCACATCGCCGGCCTGCTGTCGATGCGCGAACGCCAGCGCTTCGACCTGTGGGCCAGCGCGCGCGTGCACGAGGTGCTGGCGCTGAATCCGATCTTCGATGCGCTGCATCCCGATTACGTGACGCGCAAGGCGCTGGCGCTCGATGCGCCGGTCGACATCGACGGCGTGGACGCGCCGCTCGGACTGCGCGTCACCGCGTTCGCGGTGCCCGGCAAGGTGCCGCTGTTCATGGAGTCGCGCAGCGAAAGCCTGCGCGGCGGCGACGAAGACACGCTTGGCCTGGAAGTCAGCGACGGCCGCGAACGCTTCTACTACATCCCCGGCTGCGCCGCGCTGACCCCGGCCTTGCGCGAGCGCCTGCGCGGCGCCGCGCTGGTGTTCTTCGACGGCACCTTGTGGCGCGACGACGAAATGCAGCGCGCCGGCGTCGGCAGCAAGACCGGCGCGCGCATGGGCCATATGAGCATCGCCGGCGGCAACGGCGACGACGACGCCGGCACCCTGGCCGCGTTCGCCGGCCTCGACGTGCGGCGCAAGCTGTTCATCCATCTCAACACCACCAACCCGGTCCTCGACGAAGCCTCGCCCGAGCGCGCGCAGGTGCGCGCGCTCGGCTGGGACGTCGCCGAGGACGGCATGGAACTGACGTTATGAACGCCGCAGCCGCCCCCGCGGCAACGCCCGCGCCGCCCGCGCGCGAGGCCGCGCTGTCGCCCGACGAACTCGAAGCGCGCCTGCGCGCGATCGGCGCCGAGCGCTACCACGACAAGCACCCCTTTCATGTGCTGCTGCACAGCGGCCGGCTCGACCGCGGCCAGGTCCAGGCCTGGGCGCTGAACCGGTTCGAGTACCAGCGCTGCATCCCGCTCAAGGACGCCGCCCTGCTCGCGCGCATCGAGGACCCGCAGCTGCGCCGGGTCTGGCGCCAGCGCATCGTCGACCACGACGGCGAACGCGAAGGCGACGGCGGCATCGCCCGCTGGCTGCGCCTGACCGACGCGCTCGGGCTGGATCGCGAACTGGTCGAATCCGGGCGCGCGCTGCTGCCGGCGACGCGCTTCGCGGTCCAGGCCTACATCCACT
Proteins encoded:
- the pqqC gene encoding pyrroloquinoline-quinone synthase PqqC, translated to MNAAAAPAATPAPPAREAALSPDELEARLRAIGAERYHDKHPFHVLLHSGRLDRGQVQAWALNRFEYQRCIPLKDAALLARIEDPQLRRVWRQRIVDHDGEREGDGGIARWLRLTDALGLDRELVESGRALLPATRFAVQAYIHFVRERSLLEAIASSLTELFAPTIIGQRVAGMLANYDFVSKDALSYFDSRLHQAPQDANFALDYVKRHAAARAQQEAVLAALRFKCDVLWSMLDALHLAYVEPRLPPPGTFRPQEPRP
- the pqqB gene encoding pyrroloquinoline quinone biosynthesis protein PqqB, coding for MRILVLGAAAGGGFPQWNCNTPGSRRAWRQQDGAKRRSQASIAVSADGERWLLINASPDFRQQVLALPPLWPQRGLRHSPIEAVLLSSGEIDHIAGLLSMRERQRFDLWASARVHEVLALNPIFDALHPDYVTRKALALDAPVDIDGVDAPLGLRVTAFAVPGKVPLFMESRSESLRGGDEDTLGLEVSDGRERFYYIPGCAALTPALRERLRGAALVFFDGTLWRDDEMQRAGVGSKTGARMGHMSIAGGNGDDDAGTLAAFAGLDVRRKLFIHLNTTNPVLDEASPERAQVRALGWDVAEDGMELTL